CTACTGGATTCAAATCTTTAGATAGGATGACTTCAGGATTTCATAGGTCTGAGTTAATTATCATCGCAGCTAGACCATCCATGGGTAAAACGTCTTTTGCTGCAAATATTGCAACTAACATGGCTTTACAGTCAAATATTGCCGTAGCAATCTTTAGTTTGGAAATGTCAAAAGAACAGTTAGCTAACAGAATTTTATGTTCTGAGGCAAAGGTAGATCTACACAAGGTTAGAACTGGGCAAATTTCTGATGAAGAATGGGAAAAATTAGTGCAAAAAGCAGGAGAATTATCAAAGTCAAGACTTATCTTTGACGACGAACCAGATTTAACTCCTAGAATGCTGAGGGCTAAAGCAAGGAGAATGAAAAGAGAATATGGTATCGAAGTAATTTTTATCGATTATTTACAATTGATGTCTTCTAGATCTAAAAGTTATGAAAGCAGGCAACAAGAGATAACAGAGATATCAAGATCCTTGAAACTGCTCGCTAGAGAGTTAAACATCACCGTTGTTGCTTTATCCCAACTTTCCCGTGCTGTTGAGCAAAGAGAAGATAAAAGGCCTCGATTAAGTGATCTCAGAGAATCTGGAGCAATTGAACAGGATGCGGATCTCGTTATGTTTTTGTATAGAGATTCATATTACAAAAGAAAAAAAGATGAACCCGGAAAAGATTCTTTAAATGATGAACATGAAGCGGAACTGATTTTAGGTAAACAAAGAAACGGACCGGTTGGAACCATAAAATTAACTTTCAATCCTAAACT
This region of Petrotoga olearia DSM 13574 genomic DNA includes:
- the dnaB gene encoding replicative DNA helicase, with amino-acid sequence MEITSFTPPNSKEAEESVIGSIFLDPSILPDVIEEVRWEDFYYENNKIIFKVMEELFDKGEPVDTVSVIEKLRESNLLQKIGGEDTIIYLAQVVPTTANVMYYTQIVKEKALLRALINASSEIVDAVRNIGDAQEVLEYAEKRIFSIAEARATRTYDLLSNVMHDVFEQIEELKNRAQKGEGDLVTGVSTGFKSLDRMTSGFHRSELIIIAARPSMGKTSFAANIATNMALQSNIAVAIFSLEMSKEQLANRILCSEAKVDLHKVRTGQISDEEWEKLVQKAGELSKSRLIFDDEPDLTPRMLRAKARRMKREYGIEVIFIDYLQLMSSRSKSYESRQQEITEISRSLKLLARELNITVVALSQLSRAVEQREDKRPRLSDLRESGAIEQDADLVMFLYRDSYYKRKKDEPGKDSLNDEHEAELILGKQRNGPVGTIKLTFNPKLATFYAADRGYQ